A window of the Lagopus muta isolate bLagMut1 chromosome 1, bLagMut1 primary, whole genome shotgun sequence genome harbors these coding sequences:
- the TMCC3 gene encoding transmembrane and coiled-coil domain protein 3 isoform X2, which produces MLRKVERHDMNTLSLPLNIRRGGSDTNLNFDVPDGVLEFHKVKLSADSLKQKILKVTEQIKVEQTTRDGNVAEYLKLVNSADKQQAGRIKQVFEKKNQKSAHSIAQLQKKLEQYHKKLKDIEQNGSSKSTKDTSKDNLKDIQHGKPRSSGHGTESNKSSVPGVSLTPPVFVFSKSREFANLIRNKFGSADNIAHLKNTLEEFRPETSSRTYGGSATIVAKPKYVSDDECSSGTSGSADSNGNNSFGPATAGALDSQGKLSMILEELREIKETQSQLADDIENLKTQFKRDYGFISQMLQEERYRYERLEDQLNDLTDLHQHETANLKQELASIEEKVAYQAYERSRDVQEALETCQTRVSKLELHQQEQQAQQTETVNAKVLLGKCINVILAFMTVILVCVSTIAKFIAPMMKSRFHIICTFFAVTLLAIFCKNWDHIICAIERMIIPR; this is translated from the exons gTGGAAAGACATGACATGAATACTCTCAGTTTGCCACTTAACATTCGCCGTGGAGGCTCTGACACCAATCTGAACTTTGATGTACCAGATGGAGTCCTAGAGTTTCACAAAGTCAAACTCAGCGCAGATAGcttgaaacagaaaatcctCAAGGTTACAGAACAAATCAAAGTCGAACAAACCACTCGAGATGGAAATGTGGCTGAGTACTTGAAACTGGTAAACAGTGCAGACAAGCAACAGGCTGGACGCATTAAACAAGTCTTTGAGAAAAAGAACCAGAAATCTGCCCACTCCATTGCCCAGCTTCAGAAGAAGTTAGAGCAATACCACAAAAAGCTCAAGGATATTGAACAAAATGGATCTTCCAAAAGTACTAAGGATACTTCCAAAGATAATTTGAAAGATATTCAGCATGGAAAGCCTCGTAGCTCTGGGCATGGAACAGAGAGCAACAAATCGAGCGTGCCAGGTGTATCTTTGACACCGCctgtctttgttttcagcaaGTCAAGAGAGTTTGCAAATCTGATCCGAAACAAATTTGGTAGTGCTGACAACATCGCTCATCTCAAAAACACCCTGGAGGAATTTCGGCCAGAAACGAGCTCTAGAACCTATGGGGGCAGTGCCACCATTGTTGCCAAACCAAAATACGTTAGCGATGACGAATGCTCGAGTGGCACCTCTGGCTCGGCAGACAGCAATGGAAATAATTCATTTGGTCCTGCCACAGCTGGTGCCCTGGACAGCCAAGGAAAGCTTTCTATGATTTTGGAGGAACtaagggaaataaaggaaaCTCAGTCCCAATTAGCTGATGACATAGAGAATTTAAAAACGCAGTTTAAGAGAGACTATGGCTTTATTTCTCAAATGTTACAGGAGGAAAGATAtag atATGAAAGATTGGAAGACCAATTAAATGATCTCACTGATCTTCATCAACATGAGACAGCAAACTTGAAACAAGAGCTAGCCAGCATAGAGGAGAAAGTGGCCTATCAGGCATATGAGCGATCACGAGACGTTCAG GAAGCCTTGGAAACGTGCCAGACCCGGGTTTCAAAACTGGAGCTCCATCAGCAGGaacagcaagcacagcaaaCTGAAACGGTTAATGCCAAAGtgctcctggggaaatgtaTAAATGTTATCTTGGCCTTCATGACTGTCATCTTAGTGTGCGTTTCTACTATTGCAAAGTTCATTGCTCCTATGATGAAGAGCCGTTTTCATATCATCTGCACTTTCTTCGCAGTGACACTGCTGGCAATATTTTGCAAGAACTGGGATCATATCATTTGTGCCATAGAAAGGATGATTATACCAAGATGA
- the TMCC3 gene encoding transmembrane and coiled-coil domain protein 3 isoform X1 — protein sequence MPGSDTALAVDRTYSDPERHRRRKTRVERHDMNTLSLPLNIRRGGSDTNLNFDVPDGVLEFHKVKLSADSLKQKILKVTEQIKVEQTTRDGNVAEYLKLVNSADKQQAGRIKQVFEKKNQKSAHSIAQLQKKLEQYHKKLKDIEQNGSSKSTKDTSKDNLKDIQHGKPRSSGHGTESNKSSVPGVSLTPPVFVFSKSREFANLIRNKFGSADNIAHLKNTLEEFRPETSSRTYGGSATIVAKPKYVSDDECSSGTSGSADSNGNNSFGPATAGALDSQGKLSMILEELREIKETQSQLADDIENLKTQFKRDYGFISQMLQEERYRYERLEDQLNDLTDLHQHETANLKQELASIEEKVAYQAYERSRDVQEALETCQTRVSKLELHQQEQQAQQTETVNAKVLLGKCINVILAFMTVILVCVSTIAKFIAPMMKSRFHIICTFFAVTLLAIFCKNWDHIICAIERMIIPR from the exons gTGGAAAGACATGACATGAATACTCTCAGTTTGCCACTTAACATTCGCCGTGGAGGCTCTGACACCAATCTGAACTTTGATGTACCAGATGGAGTCCTAGAGTTTCACAAAGTCAAACTCAGCGCAGATAGcttgaaacagaaaatcctCAAGGTTACAGAACAAATCAAAGTCGAACAAACCACTCGAGATGGAAATGTGGCTGAGTACTTGAAACTGGTAAACAGTGCAGACAAGCAACAGGCTGGACGCATTAAACAAGTCTTTGAGAAAAAGAACCAGAAATCTGCCCACTCCATTGCCCAGCTTCAGAAGAAGTTAGAGCAATACCACAAAAAGCTCAAGGATATTGAACAAAATGGATCTTCCAAAAGTACTAAGGATACTTCCAAAGATAATTTGAAAGATATTCAGCATGGAAAGCCTCGTAGCTCTGGGCATGGAACAGAGAGCAACAAATCGAGCGTGCCAGGTGTATCTTTGACACCGCctgtctttgttttcagcaaGTCAAGAGAGTTTGCAAATCTGATCCGAAACAAATTTGGTAGTGCTGACAACATCGCTCATCTCAAAAACACCCTGGAGGAATTTCGGCCAGAAACGAGCTCTAGAACCTATGGGGGCAGTGCCACCATTGTTGCCAAACCAAAATACGTTAGCGATGACGAATGCTCGAGTGGCACCTCTGGCTCGGCAGACAGCAATGGAAATAATTCATTTGGTCCTGCCACAGCTGGTGCCCTGGACAGCCAAGGAAAGCTTTCTATGATTTTGGAGGAACtaagggaaataaaggaaaCTCAGTCCCAATTAGCTGATGACATAGAGAATTTAAAAACGCAGTTTAAGAGAGACTATGGCTTTATTTCTCAAATGTTACAGGAGGAAAGATAtag atATGAAAGATTGGAAGACCAATTAAATGATCTCACTGATCTTCATCAACATGAGACAGCAAACTTGAAACAAGAGCTAGCCAGCATAGAGGAGAAAGTGGCCTATCAGGCATATGAGCGATCACGAGACGTTCAG GAAGCCTTGGAAACGTGCCAGACCCGGGTTTCAAAACTGGAGCTCCATCAGCAGGaacagcaagcacagcaaaCTGAAACGGTTAATGCCAAAGtgctcctggggaaatgtaTAAATGTTATCTTGGCCTTCATGACTGTCATCTTAGTGTGCGTTTCTACTATTGCAAAGTTCATTGCTCCTATGATGAAGAGCCGTTTTCATATCATCTGCACTTTCTTCGCAGTGACACTGCTGGCAATATTTTGCAAGAACTGGGATCATATCATTTGTGCCATAGAAAGGATGATTATACCAAGATGA
- the TMCC3 gene encoding transmembrane and coiled-coil domain protein 3 isoform X3 has protein sequence MNTLSLPLNIRRGGSDTNLNFDVPDGVLEFHKVKLSADSLKQKILKVTEQIKVEQTTRDGNVAEYLKLVNSADKQQAGRIKQVFEKKNQKSAHSIAQLQKKLEQYHKKLKDIEQNGSSKSTKDTSKDNLKDIQHGKPRSSGHGTESNKSSVPGVSLTPPVFVFSKSREFANLIRNKFGSADNIAHLKNTLEEFRPETSSRTYGGSATIVAKPKYVSDDECSSGTSGSADSNGNNSFGPATAGALDSQGKLSMILEELREIKETQSQLADDIENLKTQFKRDYGFISQMLQEERYRYERLEDQLNDLTDLHQHETANLKQELASIEEKVAYQAYERSRDVQEALETCQTRVSKLELHQQEQQAQQTETVNAKVLLGKCINVILAFMTVILVCVSTIAKFIAPMMKSRFHIICTFFAVTLLAIFCKNWDHIICAIERMIIPR, from the exons ATGAATACTCTCAGTTTGCCACTTAACATTCGCCGTGGAGGCTCTGACACCAATCTGAACTTTGATGTACCAGATGGAGTCCTAGAGTTTCACAAAGTCAAACTCAGCGCAGATAGcttgaaacagaaaatcctCAAGGTTACAGAACAAATCAAAGTCGAACAAACCACTCGAGATGGAAATGTGGCTGAGTACTTGAAACTGGTAAACAGTGCAGACAAGCAACAGGCTGGACGCATTAAACAAGTCTTTGAGAAAAAGAACCAGAAATCTGCCCACTCCATTGCCCAGCTTCAGAAGAAGTTAGAGCAATACCACAAAAAGCTCAAGGATATTGAACAAAATGGATCTTCCAAAAGTACTAAGGATACTTCCAAAGATAATTTGAAAGATATTCAGCATGGAAAGCCTCGTAGCTCTGGGCATGGAACAGAGAGCAACAAATCGAGCGTGCCAGGTGTATCTTTGACACCGCctgtctttgttttcagcaaGTCAAGAGAGTTTGCAAATCTGATCCGAAACAAATTTGGTAGTGCTGACAACATCGCTCATCTCAAAAACACCCTGGAGGAATTTCGGCCAGAAACGAGCTCTAGAACCTATGGGGGCAGTGCCACCATTGTTGCCAAACCAAAATACGTTAGCGATGACGAATGCTCGAGTGGCACCTCTGGCTCGGCAGACAGCAATGGAAATAATTCATTTGGTCCTGCCACAGCTGGTGCCCTGGACAGCCAAGGAAAGCTTTCTATGATTTTGGAGGAACtaagggaaataaaggaaaCTCAGTCCCAATTAGCTGATGACATAGAGAATTTAAAAACGCAGTTTAAGAGAGACTATGGCTTTATTTCTCAAATGTTACAGGAGGAAAGATAtag atATGAAAGATTGGAAGACCAATTAAATGATCTCACTGATCTTCATCAACATGAGACAGCAAACTTGAAACAAGAGCTAGCCAGCATAGAGGAGAAAGTGGCCTATCAGGCATATGAGCGATCACGAGACGTTCAG GAAGCCTTGGAAACGTGCCAGACCCGGGTTTCAAAACTGGAGCTCCATCAGCAGGaacagcaagcacagcaaaCTGAAACGGTTAATGCCAAAGtgctcctggggaaatgtaTAAATGTTATCTTGGCCTTCATGACTGTCATCTTAGTGTGCGTTTCTACTATTGCAAAGTTCATTGCTCCTATGATGAAGAGCCGTTTTCATATCATCTGCACTTTCTTCGCAGTGACACTGCTGGCAATATTTTGCAAGAACTGGGATCATATCATTTGTGCCATAGAAAGGATGATTATACCAAGATGA